The proteins below come from a single Sorghum bicolor cultivar BTx623 chromosome 4, Sorghum_bicolor_NCBIv3, whole genome shotgun sequence genomic window:
- the LOC8077696 gene encoding RING-H2 finger protein ATL14, which translates to MEGSTLHRIIFITVGLVLMVLLHLVVAICVLFRARPSHRVAEHAEEESGGAGLSAEEVGGLPCHEFKEDGGGGGGGECSVCLDVFRSGDRCRVLPRCGHRFHAECFDSWLRKSRRCPVCRTEAVEQRKDAAGAVVATVEVVSEV; encoded by the coding sequence ATGGAGGGATCAACACTACACcgcatcatcttcatcactgtCGGCCTCGTGCTGATGGTccttctccacctcgtcgtGGCCATCTGCGTGCTCTTCCGCGCGCGCCCCTCCCACCGCGTCGCGGAGCACGCGGAGGAAGAGAGCGGCGGTGCTGGCCTTTCGGCCGAGGAGGTCGGCGGGCTGCCGTGCCATGAGTTCAaggaggacggcggcggcggcggcggtggcgagtGCTCGGTGTGTCTGGATGTTTTCCGCTCGGGCGACCGGTGCCGTGTGCTGCCGAGGTGTGGCCACAGGTTCCACGCGGAGTGCTTCGACTCGTGGCTGCGCAAGAGCCGCCGATGCCCCGTCTGTCGCACCGAGGCGGTCGAGCAGCGGAAGGACGCCGCCGGCGCTGTTGTTGCCACCGTGGAGGTAGTTTCTGAAGTGTAG
- the LOC110434959 gene encoding aldehyde dehydrogenase family 2 member B7, mitochondrial-like, which yields MAARRAASSVLSRFLLTRPSPSPSPASAASPAGKSALLGAGGPLHRFSTAPAAAAATAEEPIQPAVEVKHTQLLINGNFVDAASGKTFPTLDPRTGEVIARVAEGDSEDIDRAVAAARRAFDEGPWPRMTAYERCRVLLRFADLIERHAEEIAALETWDNGKTLAQAAGAEVPMVARCIRYYAGWADKIHGLVVPGDGAHHVQVLHEPVGVAGQIIPWNFPLLMFAWKVGPALACGNTVVLKTAEQTPLSALYVANLLHEAGLPEGVLNVVSGFGPTAGAALCSHMGVDKLAFTGSTGTGQIVLELAARSNLKPVTLELGGKSPFVVMDDADVDQAVELAHQAVFFNQGQCCCAGSRTFVHERVYDEFVEKSKARALKRVVGDPFRNGVEQGPQIDGDQFNKILRYVQSGVDSGATLVTGGDRVGSRGFYIQPTVFADAKDDMKIAREEIFGPVQTILKFSGMEEVIRRANATHYGLAAGVFTRSLDAANTLSRALRAGTVWVNCYDVFDATIPFGGYKMSGVGREKGVYALRNYLQTKAVVTPIKDPAWL from the exons ATGGCTGCAAGGAGGGCTGCTTCCTCCGTCCTCTCTCGCTTCCTCCTCACAAGGCCTTCGCCTTCGCCTTCGCCTGCTTCTGCTGCTTCTCCCGCCGGCAAATCCGCCCTCCTAGGAGCAG GGGGCCCTCTTCACAGGTTCAGCACTGCACCGGCAGCCGCTGCTGCCACCGCAGAGGAGCCAATCCAGCCCGCCGTGGAGGTGAAGCACACCCAGCTCCTCATCAATGGCAACTTCGTTGACGCCGCTTCTG GGAAGACGTTCCCGACGCTGGACCCCCGCACCGGCGAGGTCATCGCGCGCGTCGCCGAGGGCGACAGCGAGGACATCGAccgcgccgtcgccgccgcccgcAGGGCCTTCGACGAGGGCCCGTGGCCGAGGATGACCGCCTAC GAGCGGTGCCGGGTGCTGCTGCGCTTCGCGGACCTGATCGAGCGGCACGCGGAGGAGATCGCGGCGCTGGAGACGTGGGACAACGGGAAGACGCTGGCGCAGGCGGCGGGCGCCGAGGTGCCCATGGTGGCGCGGTGCATCCGGTACTACGCCGGGTGGGCGGACAAGATCCACGGCCTGGTGGTGCCGGGCGACGGCGCGCACCACGTGCAGGTGCTGCACGAGCCCGTCGGCGTGGCCGGGCAGATCATCCCCTGGAACTTCCCGCTGCTCATGTTCGCCTGGAAGGTCGGCCCGGCGCTGGCCTGCGGCAACACCGTCGTCCTCAAGACCGCCGAGCAGACGCCGCTCTCCGCGCTCTACGTCGCCAACCTCCTCCACGAGGCTGGGCTCCCCGAGGGCGTTCTGAACGTCGTGTCCGGCTTCGGTCCGACGGCCGGCGCCGCGCTCTGTAGCCACATGGGTGTTGACAAG CTTGCGTTCACGGGATCGACGGGCACGGGGCAGATCGTGCTCGAACTGGCGGCGAGGAGCAACCTGAAGCCGGTGACGCTGGAGCTCGGTGGCAAGTCCCCTTTCGTCGTCATGGACGACGCCGACGTCGACCAGGCCGTCGAGCTCGCGCACCAAGCGGTCTTCTTCAACCAG GGCCAATGCTGCTGCGCCGGGTCGCGGACGTTCGTGCACGAGCGCGTGTACGACGAGTTCGTGGAGAAGTCCAAGGCCCGCGCCCTGAAGCGCGTGGTCGGCGACCCCTTCAGGAACGGGGTCGAACAGGGGCCTCAG ATCGACGGCGATCAGTTCAACAAGATCTTGCGGTACGTCCAGTCCGGTGTCGACAGCGGCGCCACCCTCGTCACCGGCGGCGACAGGGTAGGCAGCAGGGGCTTCTACATACAGCCGACGGTGTTTGCCGACGCCAAG GACGACATGAAGATCGCTCGGGAGGAGATATTCGGGCCGGTGCAGACCATCCTCAAGTTCAG CGGCATGGAGGAGGTGATCCGGCGCGCGAACGCGACGCACTACGGGCTGGCGGCGGGGGTGTTCACGCGGAGCCTGGACGCGGCCAACACGCTGTCCCGGGCGCTGCGGGCGGGCACGGTGTGGGTGAACTGCTACGACGTGTTCGACGCCACCATCCCGTTCGGCGGCTACAAGATGAGCGGCGTCGGGCGAGAGAAGGGCGTCTACGCCCTCCGCAACTACCTCCAGACCAAGGCCGTCGTCACGCCCATCAAGGACCCCGCCTGGCTGTAA